The stretch of DNA AAACGCCGATCGATCTCGACGAGCTCATCGAGTCGGTCTCGGGGCAGGGAATCGGAGGGATCGCGACGTTTCTGGGCTCGGTGCGGATCGAAAACGAGGGGAAGAGAGTGCTGGCGATCGAGTATCACGCCTACACCCCCATGGCCGAGAAGCTCCTCCGGGAGATCGGGGAGGAAGCTCGCCTCCGCCACGCCGATCTGAGGATTTCACTGGTGCACCGGGTCGGCCGGCTGGAGATCGGCGAGATCAGCGTTGGCATCGCCGCCGGCTCGCCGCACCGCCGCGAGGCCCTCTCCGCCGTGGCCTACGCCATCGAACGGGTCAAGGAGAGCCTCCCCATCTGGAAGCGGGAGCATTATGCCGACGGCTCCGCGTGGCTGGGCCTGGCCTCTGGGTCTCCGGGAAGCGCGCAAAAAAAAGGGAAGCCCGGCGGGCTTCCCCCGTAATAGCTCCGACGCCGGAACTATCCGTTCTTCTTCTCCGCCTTGGCGATGCTGCCGACTTTCAGGGTTCCGG from Candidatus Polarisedimenticolia bacterium encodes:
- a CDS encoding molybdenum cofactor biosynthesis protein MoaE encodes the protein MSGAEAGMYRLVETPIDLDELIESVSGQGIGGIATFLGSVRIENEGKRVLAIEYHAYTPMAEKLLREIGEEARLRHADLRISLVHRVGRLEIGEISVGIAAGSPHRREALSAVAYAIERVKESLPIWKREHYADGSAWLGLASGSPGSAQKKGKPGGLPP